The following coding sequences lie in one Arachis hypogaea cultivar Tifrunner chromosome 4, arahy.Tifrunner.gnm2.J5K5, whole genome shotgun sequence genomic window:
- the LOC112795278 gene encoding aspartyl protease family protein 2-like, whose protein sequence is MACPSSSSHPHSPKSPFYHSNLVNSLVSPYKQDVVIKIGIGIIDIEGDVAYKSYLLALDTGSDLIWIQCEKCKIQDENHRCYPQKEEPFLDSKSRTYQPLPSSHPLCKHSRSDEKGHGIYTVKYKTESINSTGITGIFGMSPGPLSFLSQNKPKKFSYCMVPRHVKNPPPTYLRFGSEVKPFTRFQTVDLLMTKATKNHFVLQLEDLGVNGKRLRIDRRRLGNQ, encoded by the exons ATGGCTTGTCCCTCGAGCTCATCCCACCCCCATTCCCCAAAATCTCCATTTTATCATTCTAACCTTGTAAATTCCTTGGTGTCCCCGTATAAACAAGACGTGGTAATAAAGATTGGTATTGGTATCATCGACATCGAGGGTGATGTCGCTTACAAATCTTATCTGTTAGCATTGGACACTGGATCCGACTTAATATGGATTCAGTGTGAGAAATGCAAGATTCAAGATGAAAACCATAGGTGCTATCCTCAGAAAGAAGAACCGTTTCTGGATAGCAAGTCAAGAACCTACCAACCTCTGCCTTCAAGTCACCCCCTCTGCAAACACAGTCGCTCCGACGAAAAAGGCCACGGCATATACACAGTGAAGTACAAAACTGAATCCATCAACAGCACAGGC ATAACAGGGATTTTTGGCATGAGCCCTGGTCCCCTTTCTTTTCTAAGCCAAAATAAACCAAAGAAATTTTCATACTGCATGGTTCCGCGCCATGTGAAAAACCCTCCTCCAACCTACCTGAGGTTTGGCTCAGAAGTGAAGCCGTTTACAAGGTTCCAGACAGTGGATCTTCTTATGACTAAGGCAACTAAAAATCACTTTGTTCTGCAGCTGGAAGACCTTGGAGTAAACGGCAAGAGGCTTCGGATTGATCGGAGGAGGCTTGGAAATCAGTAG